The DNA region GGAAATTAATCTTCTATTAGAAGGTCGTATACTCGAACTCCATGGTACACTCGAGAGTATAACTTGTGGAGCAAGTACTAGTGTTGGAAATCTTCCTTCTTCTGCATCTCCTAAAGAACGTACTCCTCCTTTATCAGTCAGCCTAGCTTCGTCAAGCGAGGGTAGCCTTGCCTTTATTCACTCCAGCACTGGGATAATGAACGATTGCTGTGATTCTGCAGGTGAAATTCCGAATCTGCAAGCGATTGTTGAACCTATCCCAAGTAATCAAGTTGCTTCACCATCCCGCTCAAATCAACAACGACAATTTCCAAAGCAAGATTAACATTGTATTGAAATCATTCTCTATTAAACAGGCCTTTGTTTCACATCATTGCAAATTATGTCTGGTGCTGTGCTGATCATAAATCAGAAGAAGGTTATTTGTAGCTTTTTATTACTAGATTAGTTGTAATTTACAAAATCTTGTTATTACGCGATTGCCATTTACAAGTGAAGAGACATGTTACTTAATCGAGTTATTAATAATGGTCAACCTTTACTGTTCACAAACGAAGCAAGAATAAAAggttcaaatattttatgaaaacttCATAACATTACTTTTAACTTACGATCCTCTCATTATTTATAGGAGAATTATCTTTTCGCAACATCGATGAACagagatacatacatttataaaaacgaGAAATGGTTcgctaattatttattaaacataaGTATCAAAAAATGcattaaacatatttaaaacaatatcTAATTTTGTTCAACAATTAAAGctttttttcaactttattgtttaattttgcATCCACTTTTGTCtattagtaattattaaaactttgTTTCACtaagttatattattacttcaaAGCTATTGAaagtaagaatataaaaaacaaattaggTAAATTATTCCAATTATTGTAACATaaccttttttattatataataacatttacacACATCTTAAAacatatattgtaattaattgtaCTATAATGTTGGTACTTATAGATTTTTCAGTAATGTAAGTATATTCCATtgcaaaatcaaataaaaacagtgaattgtatatttattaacatcacggatgttatatatacattaatacatattCTTAATATGTTTAAGTACATATGTTAAAACCAATCAAGATCAACTTGACACGAAGCCTAATTTGATtagattgtatttttattaatctttgcTTCTATTAATATGTTTGTAATTCTTGACTTATAGTCATTAGAATTGCATCATCTGGATTGGCATAACTAGCCAAATctggaataattttaaaagtaaaacatttacaatataatatatatagttaagatatattataaaatatccttACTCACGATTATGACCTTGTGTAGAATATATTTTGCGTAATATTAATTGCATGAACCAGAAAATACTTAGCCATATAAGAGCACCAActgaaaaaattctaaatgcTTCAACACCTCCATATACATCCATTATCCATCCACATAATAAAGTACCACTTGACACacctataattaaaatttacacTGTAAActcttcattttctatattatattcaacttcaataatataatgaaattttaattatactaaCCAATTCCTTCAAAAATAGAACCTATTAAGCCTTGTATAGTAGCTTGAGTACCTGGAGGAGTTATTTTGTCACCATAAGATACCATTGTTGGCCAACAGAGACCATATGATGGACCATGCAATATTTCCAATGGTAAAAATACCCATGGATTTGATATTAAACTATATGCCATAAACcttaaagaaatttcttattattatttaaaaaatatgaacaattttttttttttttttttttttttttttagttaacTTTTTGGAGCTTACCTTATTGAATAAATGAGTAATACAAGactcataatatttatatgaccaaattttttcaaaatacttcctgacaaaaaattaaaaggcaTTTCTGCTAAGAAACATTCTATGCCAATCAATAGACCTTGCAGAGTTTTAATCCATTTTGTTTGTGTGAATGTAGCTACATTTTCTGTATGCCAAAGCAAGAAGTTCCATATTACTCCTGTACACATTCCAGCACCTATGCACCACCATCCAAATATCCATATGTTAGGCTCTTTAGAGACGGTTAACAGCTCCCTCAGCATTGATGGTTCTTCAGAACATTCAGGATTTTTCTGTAATGATACTGCTTGCTCCCATTACCTGCCaatttttgattcttttgataaataaacagAGTTGTGCTTTTGTAATATGAACCCATGTAATTTAAAACACACCTTTCTCAATCTGGCTGACATTATAATGTCAAGAATCATAAAGACCaacatcataaaaaatatacatgtataatccTTTTGAAATTGTCCTTCACTAAAAATATCTACCAAGTATCCTGCACTTATACCAAAAATTCCAAATCCTATACTTCCCCACATCTTTTGTTTACcataatcttttttcctctcatttCCTAaagtacataatattattgtactgTTACatcataacattaatataaattttgtaaagaaacgctatatataatagtaataatacaaaCCAAGTAAATTGAAACAAATAGAATCTGCTATGCTAACCACAACAGCCATGCAAATCCAGCTCACTATAGTcgtccataaaaaaaaatgaaattgatatgTAAAATCTGTTGGAGATATATCATAGTTATCAGATTCatgtaataattcatttaaggCTGGATGTTGACAAGAGGCAATACATgaagtttttaataatttcttgcaAGCAGGTCGATGTGTATTTCCATAAGAAAAAGTTACATTAGAAACTCTTAAGTTTGTGCAGTTTTTCtcctaaataaataaaatttatcaaaataatttactatgaactttcttaaaaataattatataaaaattgacttACAGGTAAatctttatacatattaattgtTGCAACAAAATCGAATGTTTCATttgaagaaatattcgaattattcTTAGCACAGTATAACGGATTCCATAGACACAGTTCTTCATAAGCTCTTTGAGAAGCTTTACAAAATAgctaaaaacaaaatattgtatatatcttcttcaaaagaagaacTTTATAGAATCTTTACacagattatttttaatagcaGTACCTGACATGTAGGATTATCTGTAGTTTCTTCAGTTGTTATTACACCTTGCATTGCTTCATCAGAAAATCCTTTCTTTGAACATACTTCTAAAAATAAGTCTCCATCACAAGTAAGAGTAATATTTGCACTTGTTCTAAATTGAGGTATAAAATGGATTGAGAAAAGGCTTATAGTAAGTAATACttgaaatattaagaaaaaagttttaggaagattaaatttatcagCTAATCCTCCAAACAGTGGTTTTGCAATCAAACCAGATATGGGTAATACTGTAAATATTGTACCGACCAAAGTTCCAGAGAAACCTAATTGCTTAGCAATTGTTGGTAAAAATGGTAATACTGGTCCAGTAGctaaaatggaaaaagtattccattaaaattagaattatctTGTTCTTAAATTATGTAGGACTTACCagcattaaataaaaaataatgtgctttaataaaaaaaagatttttgtcTATGTTATCAAACATAATGTAAAAGGCAATTATTACTACAATCCaaactttataaattatttatgtacacTGAAATATTATCTgacttataaataaaaaaacactTTAGATAAAATACATAGTCAATTaacgtaaaaatttaaaagattattagTTATTTTTGCAAtggtaattaaaaagatataaagtttaatatcaatgaagaatattaataacttcttatataaaatagatattcaagattttttttcacaaatacAAACATTCCATtcgattctaataattattttttctcattacaCGCATAGTATAAATACtacaaatgaaaaaacttCGTTAAATCAGCTTTTAATATGAAGATATCTTATCAAAGCGCGTCAAATGTATATCAGGGTTGCATTacattatatcaaatttacattttttgtcgttattgaaattataaagataaataaccAATATATCTGAaagttgatatttttaatatatgtaattacctactataattataaaataaaaaaaaaaacgtacagttttatctattaaaatttaatttaaaatatttcgagagAATAATTGAACGAGAACTAATAATTGCGACTACACGAAAGAACTCAATGTTAGCAACAGTTTCTGAGTTAAATATTAGGCCATTAATATTGAATCATAAAAGAATGGTAATAAAAGATGCAAGAATAACCTctaagaaaacaattttatataaaaaagtaatcttGACTAACGAACCAGTTATTCATAGGTGCGCTAGTGTCGTTAATACTCGtatttttacgatcgttttTAATGACACTTAATTACCGTGGTTGCGTGATatccaattaaattaaaatttttgtgaTGCAAATTAATGAACTGTTAATTATGAAACTGATATATTTTGGTTTGAGCTTCAATAAAAGTTAAGTTATAACTGCATTAGTAAAAGCTTTAACTCTTCACCGATCCGAAAAGCTTTAATTCTTTAACGATTCGAAAGATATGAATATGTCATGTTttgttgaattattt from Vespa velutina chromosome 3, iVesVel2.1, whole genome shotgun sequence includes:
- the LOC124948138 gene encoding major facilitator superfamily domain-containing protein 6 isoform X2: MFDNIDKNLFFIKAHYFLFNAATGPVLPFLPTIAKQLGFSGTLVGTIFTVLPISGLIAKPLFGGLADKFNLPKTFFLIFQVLLTISLFSIHFIPQFRTSANITLTCDGDLFLEVCSKKGFSDEAMQGVITTEETTDNPTCQLFCKASQRAYEELCLWNPLYCAKNNSNISSNETFDFVATINMYKDLPEKNCTNLRVSNVTFSYGNTHRPACKKLLKTSCIASCQHPALNELLHESDNYDISPTDFTYQFHFFLWTTIVSWICMAVVVSIADSICFNLLGNERKKDYGKQKMWGSIGFGIFGISAGYLVDIFSEGQFQKDYTCIFFMMLVFMILDIIMSARLRKKNPECSEEPSMLRELLTVSKEPNIWIFGWWCIGAGMCTGVIWNFLLWHTENVATFTQTKWIKTLQGLLIGIECFLAEMPFNFLSGSILKKFGHINIMSLVLLIYSIRFMAYSLISNPWVFLPLEILHGPSYGLCWPTMVSYGDKITPPGTQATIQGLIGSIFEGIGVSSGTLLCGWIMDVYGGVEAFRIFSVGALIWLSIFWFMQLILRKIYSTQGHNREFG
- the LOC124948138 gene encoding major facilitator superfamily domain-containing protein 6 isoform X1; its protein translation is MFDNIDKNLFFIKAHYFLFNAATGPVLPFLPTIAKQLGFSGTLVGTIFTVLPISGLIAKPLFGGLADKFNLPKTFFLIFQVLLTISLFSIHFIPQFRTSANITLTCDGDLFLEVCSKKGFSDEAMQGVITTEETTDNPTCQLFCKASQRAYEELCLWNPLYCAKNNSNISSNETFDFVATINMYKDLPEKNCTNLRVSNVTFSYGNTHRPACKKLLKTSCIASCQHPALNELLHESDNYDISPTDFTYQFHFFLWTTIVSWICMAVVVSIADSICFNLLGNERKKDYGKQKMWGSIGFGIFGISAGYLVDIFSEGQFQKDYTCIFFMMLVFMILDIIMSARLRKKNPECSEEPSMLRELLTVSKEPNIWIFGWWCIGAGMCTGVIWNFLLWHTENVATFTQTKWIKTLQGLLIGIECFLAEMPFNFLSGSILKKFGHINIMSLVLLIYSIRFMAYSLISNPWVFLPLEILHGPSYGLCWPTMVSYGDKITPPGTQATIQGLIGSIFEGIGVSSGTLLCGWIMDVYGGVEAFRIFSVGALIWLSIFWFMQLILRKIYSTQGHNHLASYANPDDAILMTISQELQTY